ATGGCTATAGCCACGATCGTGGCGACGACACTTCAGGGGTTAGTGAACCCCAATGCTAATCAGCAGCCCCCACCTCCACCACAGCATGGGGTCAAGTTTCATTACGAATCACTGCGCAAGAACAGGTGCCCAACTTTCAGTGGCGCTGTCGACCCCGAAGTTAGCCAGAGTTGGCTAAAAAGCGTGGAAACTCAATTGAGACTGTTGGAAGTCCCGGATGCACTAAAAGTGGACGTGATAGTACCCTTCTTGGAAGACAAGGCAGCTAAATGGTGGGAAGCAGTCTCGCCAGCAATGACCGCTGCTGGGCCAATCACATGGCGAATCTTCCAGGAAACATTTCTGAAGCAGTACTACCCGACAGAAGTCAGACTGCAGAAGCTAAGTGAGTTCGAAAATCTCAGTCAGGCTCCAGACATGTCAGTGGTGGAATATACCTCTCAGTTCAATGCCCTTGGATCATATGCTCCAGCGATTATGGCGGATGAAGTTCTGAAATTGCATCGCTTTAAGAAAGGGTTGAACAGCAGGATCCAATCAGCTCTAGCGGTCTACCAACCTGCCAACTTCTCAGATTTGATGGGTGCGGCTATCCGAGCCGAAGCTGATATTCGTCGGAGAGAAGGGGAGAACAGGAACAAGCGACCCCCTGTCAACCAACCTTCTCAGAGCAGACCAATGTTCAAGAGGCCAAATCAGTCGGGTGGACCTCCCTCAGGGAAATTCCCCGCCAATAACTACCAAGGACTCAAGCCATGCTCAACATGTGGCTTCAAGCACTCTGGGGAATGCCGAAGGGCAAGCGGTGTATGTTTTGGATGTGGGAAAGCGGGGCACCGAATTGCAGAATGTCCTACCGCTGCCAACCGACCAGCAGGGCCAAACAGAGGAACTGGGCCAAATACTGGAGCAGGCCCTAGTAAACCAAAGGAGGACAAACCCAACGCTAGGATCTTTGCCATGACTCAGGAAGAGGCTGACGACACAACTGAAGTAGTGTCAGGTACCGTTCTAATTCAATCAATACCTGCCTATGCATTATTTGACTGTGGTGCTACCCATTCCTTtatgtctaagagatttgctAAGAAGTTAGGACGTAGGCCGGATAAGCTAACTGAACCTTTCCGAATAGCCACACCTACGAGTAGAGCTATTGAAACTGAGAAGATTTACAGAGAGTGCGAAATCAGTATCAATAATCAGACTTTTAGCGCCGAATTGATACAGTTGATCATGGTCGATTTCGACATCATCTTagggatggattggttagcaAGAAACAATGCAGTAGTAGATTGTAAGGGAAAGGAAGTCAAACTCCGAACCCCAAATCAGGAAGAAGTCGTGTTTCACGGTAAATCCAAGGGACGAAAATCACTATTGTCTGCATCTCAAgcttggaaagccatgaaatCCGGAGAAGACATCTACCTAGCAATGGTCAGTGAGGCAAAAGAAGAAGTCGAGCTGAAACTGGAGGACATCCCGGTGGTGAGAGATTTCCCAGGTGTTTTCCCAGAAGAACTCTCAGGGACGGTCCCAGACCGCGAAGTGGAGTTTGAAATCAACCTGGTTCCCGGTGCGacaccaatctctaaggcaccgtacagaatggcaccagccgAACTCAAGGAGTTAAAGGAACAactccaagaattgctagatAAAAGGCAGATTCGACcaagtgtgtccccgtggggagctccagtactcttcgtaaagaagaaagacggtaGTATGAGATTATGCATCGACTAAAGGGAattgaacaagatcacaatcaagaacAGGTACCCTCTACCTCGGATAGACGATCTGTTCGATCAGCTTAAAGGAGCCGCCGTCTTTTCTAAACTGGATCTCAGGACAAGATATCACCAATTGAAGGTCAGGGCTGAAGACATTCCCAAGACAGCCTTTCGAACCAGATACGGGCACTATGAATTCACAGTGATGCCCTTTGGACTAACCAACGCACCAGCAGCATTCATGGACCTTATGAACAGAGTGTTCAAGCCATTCCTGGATCAGTTCATAGTGGTATTCATCAATGATATTCTCGTCTATTCTCCTGACGAGGCGAGCCACGAAGAGCACCTTCACCTTGCTCTGCAAATCTTAAGAGAGAATAAGCTCTATGCTAAGTTtagcaagtgtgaattctggctgagaagTGTGTCATTTCTAGGACACGTGATCTCGAGAACATGAGTGTCAGTGGATCCAAGGAAAGTAGAGGCGATTACAGAGTGGCTGAGACCGAAGAACGCCACCGATATCAGAAGCTTCCTTGGATTGGCAGGGTATTACCGAAAATTCGTCGAAGGGTTCTCCTCGATAGTTGTGCCACTAACGAAGCTCACACAGAAAAATTCTAAATTCACCTGGAGTGAGGATTGCGAGAAAAGTTTCCAGACACTGAAAGAGAAACTCGCATCCACACCAGTGCTGATCTTGCCAGCAGAGAATAAAGATTTCACTATTTACAGTGACGCCTCTAAGGACGGCCTAGGGTGCGTACTCATGCAAGAAGGAAGAGTGATCGCCTAtgcgtcaagacagttgaaaccgCACGAGCAGAATTATCCTACCCATGACCTGGAGCTAGCAGCGGTTGTCTTCGCCttaaagatttggaggcactatctctatggttctaaatgtgaaatcttcacagaccatcatagcctcaagtacttgttcACCCAGAAGGAACTTAACATGAGGCAACAGCGATGGATCGAACTTctgaaggactatgacttgaCCATAAGCTACTATCCGGGTAAAGCAAACAAAGTGGCTGATGCGCTAAGTCGAAAGGGCCCAGGCAAGATAATTCTAGCGTCCCTCTCGGCCCAGCCATGTCTGCAGGAGACCGTCAAGTTAAACCAAGATCGAGACCCGGCACTGACTAAACTTAAGGAGCAAGTCAGAGAATGGAAGTCTCAGGATCATCAGATTGACGACAAGGGAGTCTTGTGGACGAAGGGACGACTGTGTGTGCTCGACAGTGACAACCTTCGCCAAGAGATAATGGCAGAGGCGCACAAGTCAAAATTCTCAgtccatccaggcagtacgaaaatGTACAGGGACCTCAAGAACAGTTTCTGGTGGAACGGCATGAAAAGAGATGTAGCTGAATTCGTCTCCAGATGTCAGGTATGCCAGCAGGTCAAAGCAGAGCACcagcgacctggaggattactgcaacctctggaaattcccgagtggaaatgggaacatatttcGATGGACTTTGTGGTAGGATTGCCAAAGTCTCGGCAAAGCTACGACGGTATATGGGTGATCGTGGACAGACTCACAAAGACTGCACACTTCCTTCCCGTCCGCATGAATTACAATCTCGATAAGTTGGCTTCTCTATACATGGACAACATTGTGAggctgcatggagtgccagtgagCATTCTATCCGATAGAGATCCGAGGTTCGTCTCACGATTTTGGAAGAGCTTCCAAGAGGCCATGGGAATGAAAGTGACCCTCAGTACGGCCTAtaatcctcaaaccgatgggcaAACAGAAAGGACCATAcaaactttagaggatatgctgcgAGCATGCGCTCTTGAATTCAGTAACAATTGGAGCACTCATTTGTCCTTAATTGAGTTTgcttacaacaacagctatcacaaCAGCATTGGAATGGCTCCGTACGAAGCCCtttatggaagaaaatgtcgGTCACCactttattgggatgaagtgTGAGAAAAGCCGTGGTGGGACCCGAGCTAGTACAGATGACAGTGGATAAGGTTAAAATTGTCCGAGAAAAGctcaaggcagctcaagaccgacaGAAGAGCTGGGCAGATCTTAAAAGAATACCTGTAGAGTTCAGCGTGGGCGAGAAAGCTTATGTGAAAGTATCGCCTATGAGAGGAGTTGTCCGATTCGGCAAGGCCGGGAAACTGAACCCTCGATATGTTGGACCCTTCGAAATCTTGGAAAAAGTGGGCGCGCTAGCATGCAGGCTGGCACTGCCACCAAACCTGTCAAGGATCCACTACGTGTTCCATGTGTCCCAACTAAGAAGGTACGTTCCAGACCCAAGTCACGTTTTGGAAGTAGAACCACTCTTGACCGAAGGAAACTTGGGAGAAGGACTGAAATACGAAGAAGTTCCTATCAGGATTGTGGACACTAAGGAACAAGTGCTTAGACGACGAATTATTTCCTACGTCAAAGTGCAGTGGTCTAACCACACAGAGAGAAAAGCAACTTGGGAAGTTGAAGAGAAGATGCGAAAGAATTATCCCTACCTATTTGGAGACCAAGCCAACTCAAGTTTTGAGGACGAAACTtcccataaggagggagggatgtgagatcCGAAACTTTTTTTTTAGCCATGCAATTAATATTCGTAAGGAAATTGTAGGATTTGATTTTTGTATATAAAAATAAGATATGCACTTTGGGAATTATTTGTTAGAAATATTCAAGTCAATAATATCTACACTTGTGCatgtaaattttgaaatttaggaGAAATAATCATGGGAGATTGTGCAAGGCATAGACTCGAGGAAATTAAATAATGCATGATGTGATAGGATATAACTCAAGATTTCGAAAATTTGCACTAGGATATTGGACTTGTTATTGTAATGGATGGATACCTAACCACTTGGAAGCAAATCATCAAAGATTGCTCAAACCTTTCCCACCTAGCAGCATGATTTTCGAAATATCCAAGAGCCTAGGATTAGGGGATAAATCTCCCAACTTAGGTAgctaaatttcgaaattttggcAAGAATATGAGAGTCAAAATTGAGAGATTTGAACCAATTTTAGGCATGATTGGACTACCATATTGAGCTCCACCCTTCTCCCCTATAAATACCACATCAAAGCCTAGAATTCCCTACACTATATTTCGAAATTCTCCTAGCTAAAGTTCTCGAAAATCCAGCAAGCATCCAAGCCGAAATTCTGCTCCAAGGTCGTTCAAGAAATCACGTCGAAGTACCGCTCGAGTATAGAGAAAGGGGCGATCCACTTTCCGAAGTCGAGTATCCGCGTTTTAGCAATCCAAAAtacagtaagtgggcttatttttaaactttaaagTTTCGGATTTGTATATGCATATTTTCGgtttttacaagaaaaacaAATAGTCGAGTACAATCTTCCTTCTACTCCTTTCTTGTATTGTCATACGATTTTAAAtgcactgtgaggagtcgactgtatacgagtgggaatcccaaccacgaCGTATCCTTACGCGGTGAGggacataaccgctatacggcctcgcccccttagaggagtaaaaattagggactgacgtcagtaaaccgtagAAAGTAGATGAGTCGCAGTGCCGGGTCAATATTATGCATGTTTACGAAGTACATATGGAACTCATGTTTTAGGTTCGAAATTTATGTATGTTTTATTTATTGTGCTCGATAtttcccccacttgctgagtattccccAAATACTCACCCTCCTTACGACCCTCCCCAGATAAAAATGAGGAACatgttgaagaagaagaatccaagcagttttggggatggtgaacattcaagaacttggattagtttaagttattttatttcagtGTTTATGTTTCCGCATTTAAAACTCTGTCGTCTTATTTATTTCGGTGATTGTAAAGACAATTGTCATTTTATTGAGActatgatatataaactggttttaGGTTTAAACTGTGCTacgaaaggcttgttgttttcaattgtgtgattgttaacgacgccggtgtcagtcccgagtttcggggcgtgacagtacAAACGCATGATCATATTATGTAGCACATGTAATTTGTTATAAATTAaagtaaaatatttattttaaactaCATCAAGCGATGGTTTGATGATCGGGTTTAGTTAATTagttaaaatcatatttttttcatttattacacttttttccaatttttatttatttaacggTGAATTTGTCATTTTAGTCATGTATATGGCTTGTTTTTTCCATTTATGGTCCTATTacaatgaattttatttttaatttgtaacttgcatattttttatttttggtctTTTAACTACtatgtttttttattcttttctgATTGCTTTTTTTTTATCGACAAACAATTAAGACTCTGATTGTAACGTTCCGAAAAAAAATGTGAACGTCCACGTGAACCATATGCATACAAGTTATCGAATTTCTTATGCATTCTAATTAAATCGTTTTAGTTGCATGAATTGATTATGGTaagcatgtttacatgtttaaaatgtagTTATATTTTAGAATGTATAAAATTGtgttttaaaaggttattcgagatgcaatcgatgaacggagaccggagaccatataagagaaaatattttattaaataattatttttaattgtttaatttgtGGTGTAGTTAAAATGGGATTTTTGAAAATGCGgtattttgatatgtttttacATGTCGTGTCGTATTTTTTAACGGTATTCGACTTTCGACGgaaatatgaactttttgagAAGTCGGCTAAGATTTTCACAACCttttctaaacaaaatattttaaatattaactaaTGAGCTTAGACCTATTTATACTATAATTAATAGTCCCAATCTTCCACACATATTGTTTTATATTAAACTTTAAGCCCTAAACCCTAACCTACAAATTAGAAACTCACGTCCCCCAACCCCCTAAACATATTAGGACTCCTCCTATATCAAATACACACACCACACGAAAGCTTTCAAGGAGGAACTCACGAAAATTGGAAGAAAAATCAGCTTAGGGTCTTCTCTTCGTCGACATCCTCGCATCGCCAAATTGTTTTCGAgcgtaaaatacgcaaaggcacgtcttAACTTTTTTTCAAACATATTTCACACCATAATATGTATATTTGATTAactttgcatgaaaaacatgttGCACaagttttattttcgtttttatgtgCATACATGCATATAACTCATGTTTTGATGATATAAAACTCTTCctaatgatgcacaaaggggctaCCATGGTAGAGTAACTTGGAGGAATGTTTTTCCAACGATTTTAGGGGCCATAGGAGGCTGGAAGAAGACTGCACCAGTGGGGGAGAAGGCTTGcacgaaaaaaataaaataagagtCTTTGTGGGCAAGGGTTCTTCGGATAGGGTGTCCTTTTCGATTCATGGCTGTGGCTGCTTTTAGGGCATGGCTAGGAGTCCTAAGAGAGTCGTATGAGAGTCCTAGGGTGATTGCACAAGGGGTGGCTCGAAGGGTTAGGCGATCGCATGGGACTAGGAGACGTACATGAGTAGCGGTTTTGAAGGGATGTGATTTTTGTGGCGGTTAGGTCCTGTCCAGCAGCGTGTTAGGGGTTCAGTCATGGTCCTATGAAGGGCTCATAGGGGCTGGTCGAGTAGCTTGAGGGCTAGGATCGAAAATTACAAGGCTAGGGTGGCTAGAGTTTTCAAAGGAATAAGAACAAAATTTCAGTAGGTATCCTAGGCTGTTCATGGGTTGTAATTGGCTTAATTTGGGTCGAAAAAGGTTTAGTTCTGGGTTAGGAAGCTTGACTTCGTGTTGGGTAAAGTTTGCTTAAGTTTCGAATCCATACGAGTCAAAACTGAGATGTAcgtctaagttttaaaaatgttttgagaAATTAGTCGAGGGCATAAGTTTGAgcataagaaatatttatgggtgtattttgAGGCGatatgttaagtttggaatgatttgggtCGTCGTTTAGATACCTAAGGTTAAATACGAAAAATTATgtttctaggggtaaaacggtcattttacacatgaaaaatgttagacgtcctggCAGTGCCTCGAATACTCtaatatatgttaaaatgtttattttaaatttttattgaattttatgATAAAACATTAAAGCTAAAAGACatattgcatgcttggtttaaaagaaaaaatgatatttatatgggaaaaggtgaagtaattgtgactattacgatgatatgattggggatatcgtgagggaaaagaccCTAGAGGGAGCCCATATAAGGAAGAAGGCCTCAGAGGAAGATCTTTATGGGAGAAAGCCCTAGAGGGAGCATGTcgatgggagaaggccccagagggagcccgattATCGTATTTtcatatgatgatatgatagaccaatgctcagttgacggAGGAGAGTGTCGCTAATGTCcctgccgcccagtactgtggttacatgtacattgatccatcgaccttatgatgaaatgaaagtcacaattaacgatctgaattgaATAAAAGAAAAACATATATGCTTATGATGAAAAGGAAAATGGTCGTGatgaaatgatatatgatatgaaatgaTGGAAGGAAAAATGTTCATGTttatgcatgtttatgaaaagttattttaagtaaaagtattttcattgtTACATGCGAATGTATATATAATACTTgatatcaagattatggtttgCTGAATCATTAAAGTcattaggtgtgatggatgGCAGGTGAGTATGATGTTAATGATGGAGgttttgatggttgatcttgctggactgaagaTGCACACAACCCGATGATCAGCGCTAGATTTTctgcattttaaagaaaaacgagtagtggacgtttcagttggtatcagagtaaTGGTCCtgcaaagggttgtgccacagCCAGTTCCGAAAAGCTCAGtcatcaagcctcaagtctgtaagtttaaatgtttttaatgttatcacctgcatgtttgCATGGTTTATACGATTAAGCTAcgtgtttaaaaaaattttgatgTTAAATGACATTGATGTTTAAAGTTTGCatgataaatgatttttatgattaaacCTGCATCGttgcatgattttttttaaagtaaaagattatatgctttagaatttttatgcatattacgatataaaataagaaattatatgattttcatgcatgtTGGTATTGTGATGGAATTGAACATGTTTAATAATTTGGTTAATGGACCTTAGGAAATGTTGAAATGATTAGACTATATTGATTTTTTTGGTTTTAGTGTTGATTTTCTACTTTTTGAATCATAAGTTAATCGTGaagattatgaatgcttttgggacatatagattttctaagaaaatatttatgattcgtGGTTACTAATTGAgttaatttttgagaatttcatataaggaataatgattcgaagactgtGATGATCTTTAGAAGTATAAAAATATACAAATTGGGATTTTAGGTTTTGATGTAAAGGTAAGATTggttatgagaatttatttttcgtttaataagcttaaaacTATTGAAATTTATGTAATGAGAAACCTATAGAAGGGAATTAAGAATGCTAAGAACTTATGAGTTAATTgtagaatttttgaaatttaggaCTAATTAGATAATcctcgaggaaagtaagaatttattttgcaattgTTAAGAATTTAAGGGCATGTATGGCACTTTTCGAAAACTTAGGGGCCAAATTGCAAAATTCAGAAACTTGGAGGGCCTAATTTTACTTGGCCGAGGtttgaccgacgatttcggttgggattaattctagcaagcggactaggtcaagttatagtaattggacagacgtccaagtatcgatcccacagagactattatttaattactaagattcgattattttatttaatctaggcaaacaatAAAGAGTGATTTGATTTTTAATTCAACTACGTAAATTTTAAACTAAGTTATGCAAATTTAATGGCTAAATCGAATATCAGAGAGGCTTAGAActtgggattttcaaatttaaataggaTGACCGGGAACACACGACGGTAACAAACTTTGATTAAAATCATGCACTGGAATTATTTAACCACAAATTATTCAACATCACGATGCAATTCCCTGATTTAAtcataaatctatttctagaatttataatcctatttttatttaacagttcaattatttctaattgaatttaattaaacaaaaacgcatttaacaatgaatgaattacagctgtcgcctaaaatcgcacactgaaaccgaatactatttctagtcggtttaaccgtgtgttgatcAATATTTTCGAAGCTAAACTCAATCTgttctctttcgagtcaagattgaacgacaaacatgcaaataattggccagattaaaagcacgaaatttatacgaatattaatcaataacagGGAACAAGTTTATAAATCAAATACTTCAATGAATAAATAGAAATCAAACGTTTGTCCcgtatcgtggtcccgatcacaa
This genomic interval from Primulina eburnea isolate SZY01 chromosome 16, ASM2296580v1, whole genome shotgun sequence contains the following:
- the LOC140815984 gene encoding uncharacterized protein; amino-acid sequence: MAGRPPRQNRNPRYANNNNNTNEEGNGPPPQFNLNQADLMAIATIVATTLQGLVNPNANQQPPPPPQHGVKFHYESLRKNRCPTFSGAVDPEVSQSWLKSVETQLRLLEVPDALKVDVIVPFLEDKAAKWWEAVSPAMTAAGPITWRIFQETFLKQYYPTEVRLQKLSEFENLSQAPDMSVVEYTSQFNALGSYAPAIMADEVLKLHRFKKGLNSRIQSALAVYQPANFSDLMGAAIRAEADIRRREGENRNKRPPVNQPSQSRPMFKRPNQSGGPPSGKFPANNYQGLKPCSTCGFKHSGECRRASGVCFGCGKAGHRIAECPTAANRPAGPNRGTGPNTGAGPSKPKEDKPNARIFAMTQEEADDTTEVVSGTVLIQSIPAYALFDCGATHSFMSKRFAKKLGRRPDKLTEPFRIATPTSRAIETEKIYRECEISINNQTFSAELIQLIMVDFDIILGMDWLARNNAVVDCKGKEVKLRTPNQEEVVFHGKSKGRKSLLSASQAWKAMKSGEDIYLAMVSEAKEEVELKLEDIPVVRDFPGVFPEELSGTVPDREVEFEINLVPGATPISKAPYRMAPAELKELKEQLQELLDKRYPLPRIDDLFDQLKGAAVFSKLDLRTRYHQLKVRAEDIPKTAFRTRYGHYEFTVMPFGLTNAPAAFMDLMNRVFKPFLDQFIVVFINDILVYSPDEASHEEHLHLALQILRENKLYAKFSKCEFWLRMDPRKVEAITEWLRPKNATDIRSFLGLAGYYRKFVEGFSSIVVPLTKLTQKNSKFTWSEDCEKSFQTLKEKLASTPVLILPAENKDFTIYSDASKDGLGCVLMQEGRVIAYASRQLKPHEQNYPTHDLELAAVVFALKIWSLKYLFTQKELNMRQQRWIELLKDYDLTISYYPGKANKVADALSRKGPGKIILASLSAQPCLQETVKLNQDRDPALTKLKEQVREWKSQDHQIDDKGVLWTKGRLCVLDSDNLRQEIMAEAHKSKFSVHPGSTKMYRDLKNSFWWNGMKRDVAEFVSRCQSRQSYDGIWVIVDRLTKTAHFLPVRMNYNLDKLASLYMDNIVRLHGVPVSILSDRDPRFVSRFWKSFQEAMGMKVTLSTAYNPQTDGQTERTIQTLEDMLRACALEFSNNWSTHLSLIEFAYNNSYHNSIGMAPYEALYGRKCRSPLYWDEV
- the LOC140815985 gene encoding uncharacterized protein, with the translated sequence MTVDKVKIVREKLKAAQDRQKSWADLKRIPVEFSVGEKAYVKVSPMRGVVRFGKAGKLNPRYVGPFEILEKVGALACRLALPPNLSRIHYVFHVSQLRRYVPDPSHVLEVEPLLTEGNLGEGLKYEEVPIRIVDTKEQVLRRRIISYVKVQWSNHTERKATWEVEEKMRKNYPYLFGDQANSSFEDETSHKEGGM